From one Mytilus edulis chromosome 1, xbMytEdul2.2, whole genome shotgun sequence genomic stretch:
- the LOC139511927 gene encoding plasminogen-like, producing the protein MAQDKSSSSFRCWRKCLDTHACVATSYSTTQSGCELHEIWNVLLPIKVIAENDRTVIVKKGLNVNDLTKSWIQFGAPDCYIGSSHDYTGTYSKTVSNRDCQGWNENYPHAVSHKPIYQIDYSTNYCRATAIGEKLWCYTTDPSTDYQFENCPIIPCFACGVLDSPPTRLPNTILVVSFTHVVAATFQCLSFKQGLSQKHCPVSSCRSDDQWSTDYNVSCTNDDCFTISTGYKGKVQCTVSGITCQNWNKNTPHVPRYQLDVSASNYCRDPSSTGRPWCYTTNPDLRWEFCPVPTC; encoded by the exons ATGGCACAGGATAAGTCTTCTTCCTCTTTTCGATGCTGGAGAAAATGCCTAGACACTCATGCCTGTGTCGCAACAAGTTATAGCACAACACAATCGGGATGCGAATTACACGAAATTTGGAACGTACTTTTACCAATCAAGGTGATAGCTGAAAATGACCGTACAGTCATTGTAAAAAAGG GATTAAATGTTAATGACTTAACCAAAAGCTGGATTCAGTTTGGAG CACCAGATTGTTACATTGGTAGTAGCCATGACTACACAGGAACCTACAGCAAAACTGTTTCCAACAGAGATTGTCAAGGATGGAACGAAAATTACCCACATGCAGTAAGCCACAAGCCAATTTATCAAATAGACTATTCTACAAATTACTGCCGTGCCACGGCCATTGGAGAGAAGTTATGGTGTTACACTACAGACCCAAGCACAGACTATCAATTTGAAAACTGTCCGATTATTCCAT gtTTTGCTTGTGGTGTTTTGGATTCACCACCAACTAGACTTCCAAATACAATTTTGGTTGTTTCATTTACCCATGTTGTAGCGGCAACATTTCAGTGTTTGTCATTTAAACAGGGATTATCACAGAAACACTGCCCAGTGTCATCATGTAGAAGCGATGACCAATGGTCAACGGATTATAATGTTTCATGTACAA acgACGACTGTTTCACAATAAGCACTGGATACAAGGGGAAAGTACAATGTACGGTATCTGGTATTACATGCCAAAATTGGAACAAGAATACACCTCATGTACCACGCTACCAACTTGATGTCTCTGCATCCAACTATTGTAGAGATCCGTCATCGACTGGTCGTCCTTGGTGTTATACAACAAACCCAGATTTAAGATGGGAATTTTGTCCTGTTCCAACGTGCTGA